One genomic window of Actinoplanes lobatus includes the following:
- a CDS encoding GNAT family N-acetyltransferase encodes MRIVMRLARVEEAGALTELALRSKAHWGYDELFLKACRDELTLSPGEISSRRTSVAEIDGRIAGFYTLDGQPPEGELGNLWIDPKHLRRGIGRSLWQHAMGVARELGFAAILIDADPNAEGFYLGMGATTVGTTPSTSIPGRVLPRMRFDLR; translated from the coding sequence ATGCGGATCGTGATGCGACTGGCGCGGGTTGAGGAGGCTGGGGCTCTGACTGAGCTGGCTCTCAGGTCGAAAGCGCATTGGGGGTATGACGAGCTGTTTCTGAAGGCCTGCCGGGACGAACTGACGTTGTCGCCGGGGGAGATCAGCTCTCGTCGTACCTCGGTTGCGGAGATTGATGGCCGAATCGCCGGCTTCTATACGCTGGACGGGCAGCCGCCCGAGGGCGAATTGGGCAATCTCTGGATCGACCCGAAGCACCTGCGGCGTGGCATCGGCCGGAGTCTGTGGCAGCACGCCATGGGGGTAGCGCGGGAACTCGGCTTCGCGGCGATCCTGATCGACGCGGATCCTAATGCCGAAGGCTTCTACCTCGGGATGGGGGCGACGACCGTGGGCACGACTCCGTCGACGTCCATTCCCGGCCGCGTACTGCCCAGGATGCGGTTCGACCTCAGGTGA
- a CDS encoding glycoside hydrolase family 19 protein translates to MPRKRLLSILAAVSVAVAGAAAAILPMTASNAAEACVAAYSNTAVYTGGMRASYSGRNWTAKWWTQGETPSTGGSGVWADNGACGGGGGTTPTAGACNHPNWVAGQFYAAGSIVRYTNGQYYQASHDNPGYDPVISTWYWSPYTCSGGGTTPPPGGGSGSFPVSEAQFNQMFPSRIAFYSYAGLIDAVKKYPAFTTTGSDTVKKQEAAAFLANINHESGGLVYVEEINQANWPLYCDRSQSYGCPAGQSAYHGRGPIQLSWNFNYKAAGDALGIDLLNNPDRVKNESSVAYQTAVWYWMTQRGPGTMTPHDAMVNSRGFGETIRSINGSLECNGGNPAQVQSRVDAYQRFSAILGVSPGANLSC, encoded by the coding sequence ATGCCCAGAAAACGGCTCTTGTCGATCCTGGCTGCGGTCAGCGTGGCCGTGGCCGGCGCCGCCGCCGCGATCCTGCCGATGACCGCGTCGAATGCGGCCGAGGCGTGCGTGGCCGCGTACAGCAACACGGCCGTCTACACCGGCGGGATGCGGGCGTCCTACAGCGGCCGCAACTGGACCGCCAAGTGGTGGACCCAGGGGGAGACGCCCAGCACCGGCGGCTCCGGGGTGTGGGCCGACAACGGCGCCTGCGGTGGCGGTGGCGGCACCACCCCGACCGCCGGCGCCTGCAACCACCCGAACTGGGTGGCCGGCCAGTTCTACGCGGCCGGGTCGATCGTCCGCTACACCAACGGGCAGTACTACCAGGCGTCGCACGACAACCCCGGCTACGACCCGGTCATCAGCACCTGGTACTGGTCGCCGTACACCTGCTCCGGTGGCGGAACCACCCCGCCGCCCGGCGGCGGGTCCGGAAGCTTCCCGGTCAGCGAGGCCCAGTTCAACCAGATGTTCCCGAGCCGGATCGCGTTCTACTCGTACGCCGGCCTGATCGACGCCGTCAAGAAGTACCCGGCGTTCACCACCACCGGCAGCGACACTGTCAAGAAGCAGGAGGCCGCCGCCTTCCTCGCCAACATCAACCACGAGTCCGGCGGCCTGGTCTACGTCGAGGAGATCAACCAGGCGAACTGGCCGCTCTACTGCGACCGCAGCCAGTCGTACGGGTGCCCGGCCGGGCAGAGCGCCTACCACGGCCGTGGCCCGATCCAGCTGAGCTGGAACTTCAACTACAAGGCGGCCGGTGACGCGCTCGGCATCGACCTGCTGAACAACCCGGACCGGGTCAAGAACGAGTCGTCGGTCGCCTACCAGACGGCCGTCTGGTATTGGATGACCCAGCGCGGTCCGGGCACCATGACCCCGCACGACGCCATGGTCAACAGCCGGGGCTTCGGGGAGACGATCCGCAGCATCAACGGGTCGCTCGAGTGCAACGGTGGCAATCCGGCCCAGGTGCAGAGCCGGGTGGACGCCTACCAGCGGTTCAGCGCGATCCTGGGCGTGAGCCCGGGTGCCAACCTCTCCTGCTGA
- a CDS encoding VIT1/CCC1 transporter family protein gives MTMDPHPGEPHDAALAGRLNWLRAGVLGANDGIVSTAGLVVGVAGATTSTASIATAGVAGLVAGAVSMALGEYVSVSSQRDTEKALLEKERGELAEFPEQEFEELVALYEAKGLSETTARQVARELTDRDAFAAHADVELRLDPDELTNPWQAAVASAVAFTTGSVLPLAAILLPPPGARIVVAFVVVIVALAGTGYLSARLGGARPGRAVLRLVLGGAAGMAVTYGIGTLVGAGTG, from the coding sequence ATGACCATGGACCCGCATCCGGGCGAGCCGCACGACGCCGCCCTGGCCGGGCGGCTCAACTGGCTGCGCGCCGGTGTGCTCGGCGCCAACGACGGCATCGTGTCGACCGCCGGTCTGGTGGTCGGTGTGGCGGGAGCGACCACCTCCACCGCCTCGATCGCCACCGCCGGTGTCGCCGGGCTGGTGGCCGGCGCCGTCTCGATGGCGCTGGGGGAGTACGTCTCGGTCAGCAGCCAGCGTGACACCGAGAAGGCGCTGCTGGAGAAGGAGCGTGGTGAGCTGGCGGAGTTCCCGGAGCAGGAGTTCGAGGAACTGGTCGCGCTCTACGAGGCCAAGGGGCTCAGCGAGACGACCGCCCGGCAGGTGGCCCGGGAGTTGACCGACCGGGACGCGTTCGCCGCGCACGCCGACGTCGAGTTGCGCCTGGACCCGGACGAGCTGACCAACCCGTGGCAGGCCGCCGTCGCGTCGGCCGTTGCGTTCACGACCGGCTCGGTGCTGCCGCTCGCGGCGATCCTGTTGCCGCCGCCGGGCGCCCGGATCGTGGTCGCGTTCGTGGTGGTGATCGTCGCGCTCGCAGGCACCGGCTACCTGAGCGCACGGCTCGGTGGCGCCCGGCCGGGGCGTGCGGTGCTGCGGCTGGTGCTCGGCGGTGCGGCGGGAATGGCGGTCACCTACGGCATCGGGACACTGGTCGGCGCCGGGACCGGCTGA
- a CDS encoding DUF6055 domain-containing protein: MPIPRTRSRRQLWLVIACALVLLTSAGLIPQIMSRASAATKTVYIPSYWAQTGEVPWVAERTKESTNFILLWGEKSGTDPKSAASPYNFDPDSVISQLENLYGFYVNTMKFTPETGLLAQHKIIVIVTNTWNRTELDAWATGGSVDGKVGVINVAPGAALPGSWGLAHELAHVFQNYTFLGRSGYGFTDPSAGTFWETSAEFMAMQALPTTAAGDLTRWLRSENLYYSSSRHHYGNWMLAQYIKDRDGLEMFNRIWNEARSTEHPLEVYRRIAGIDQNELNRRLGEYATRTVTYDFGNRSTLMPFINNVYGAGFLNAYNGGNVEAVNSSLGHYQINSRVAPSDYGFNKIKLVPSTDGGLVRLRLKGHAETGASGWTFGLVAVKNGTPRYAGVKTGTDGQIDLQLQAGESEVWLVVTATPSAVPHYGFLDGYTKARRFPYEFRVSGATPSGFEPGHVKPNPTGGGRWHSNGGGWVAANASVAATAYVGPKAAVMGGTVTGNARIEGLGWVNGGTVGGNAVVKDNALVQAGANLSGSIVVGGDAEIAFACSSGTYLLFDPDRKCDGTAGETDVNPSFTAFPSTDLALSETPATTPSATPSATASATPSVTPSSAAPTTSAPQATANLSGTATASASCTSPWETVGALNDGLEPAASNDTVNPRWGTWPEAGSQWAELIWPSAVTVGRAQVYFFDDAGGVRLPSSWKLQYWTGSAYADVPAAGGYPTAADAYNTVTFTPVTTTRLRVSLTSSGAGSVGLLEVKTFAK, encoded by the coding sequence ATGCCGATCCCCCGAACGCGATCACGGCGGCAGCTGTGGCTCGTCATCGCGTGCGCGCTGGTACTCCTCACGAGTGCCGGTCTGATCCCCCAGATCATGTCGCGCGCGTCAGCGGCCACCAAGACCGTCTACATCCCCTCCTACTGGGCCCAGACCGGCGAGGTGCCGTGGGTCGCCGAACGCACCAAGGAGTCCACCAACTTCATCCTGCTCTGGGGTGAGAAGTCGGGCACCGATCCGAAGTCCGCGGCATCGCCGTACAACTTCGACCCGGACAGCGTGATCAGCCAGCTGGAGAACCTCTACGGCTTCTATGTGAACACCATGAAGTTCACGCCGGAGACCGGGCTGCTGGCCCAGCACAAGATCATCGTCATTGTCACGAACACCTGGAACCGCACCGAGCTCGACGCCTGGGCCACCGGTGGCTCGGTCGACGGGAAGGTGGGCGTCATCAACGTCGCCCCCGGTGCGGCCCTGCCCGGATCGTGGGGCCTGGCGCACGAGCTGGCCCACGTCTTCCAGAACTACACGTTCCTGGGCCGCAGCGGTTACGGCTTCACCGACCCCTCGGCCGGCACGTTCTGGGAGACCAGTGCCGAGTTCATGGCCATGCAGGCGCTGCCCACCACGGCGGCCGGTGACCTGACCCGCTGGCTGCGCTCGGAGAACCTGTACTACAGCTCCAGCCGGCATCACTACGGCAACTGGATGCTCGCGCAGTACATCAAGGACCGTGACGGCCTGGAGATGTTCAACCGGATCTGGAACGAGGCCCGCAGCACCGAGCATCCACTCGAGGTGTACCGGCGGATCGCGGGCATCGACCAGAACGAACTCAACCGGCGTCTCGGTGAGTACGCCACCCGCACGGTCACCTACGACTTCGGCAACCGGTCAACATTGATGCCGTTCATCAACAACGTGTACGGCGCCGGCTTCCTCAATGCGTACAACGGCGGCAATGTTGAGGCGGTCAACTCAAGTCTGGGGCACTACCAGATCAACAGTCGCGTCGCGCCGTCCGACTACGGCTTCAACAAGATCAAGCTGGTCCCGTCGACCGACGGTGGACTGGTCAGATTGCGACTCAAGGGCCACGCCGAAACCGGGGCGAGCGGCTGGACGTTCGGCCTGGTGGCGGTCAAGAACGGCACGCCACGCTACGCGGGCGTCAAGACCGGCACCGACGGCCAGATCGACCTCCAGCTGCAGGCCGGCGAGAGCGAGGTGTGGCTGGTCGTCACCGCCACACCCAGCGCGGTCCCGCACTACGGCTTCCTCGACGGATACACCAAGGCGCGCCGGTTCCCGTACGAATTCCGCGTCTCCGGGGCCACGCCGTCCGGTTTCGAGCCCGGCCACGTGAAGCCGAACCCGACCGGTGGCGGCCGCTGGCACTCCAACGGCGGCGGCTGGGTCGCGGCGAACGCCAGCGTGGCGGCCACCGCGTACGTCGGGCCGAAGGCCGCCGTGATGGGCGGCACGGTCACCGGCAACGCCCGGATCGAGGGCCTCGGCTGGGTCAACGGCGGCACCGTCGGCGGCAACGCGGTGGTCAAGGACAACGCTCTCGTCCAGGCCGGCGCCAACCTGTCCGGCAGCATCGTGGTCGGCGGTGACGCGGAGATCGCCTTCGCCTGCTCGTCCGGCACGTATCTGCTGTTCGACCCGGACCGCAAGTGTGACGGCACGGCGGGGGAGACCGACGTGAACCCGTCGTTCACCGCTTTCCCGAGCACGGACCTGGCGCTCTCCGAAACGCCGGCGACGACACCTTCGGCGACCCCCTCGGCCACCGCCTCGGCCACCCCGTCGGTCACCCCTTCATCGGCTGCGCCGACGACGTCGGCTCCCCAGGCCACCGCCAACCTCTCCGGTACGGCGACCGCGTCCGCCTCCTGCACCTCGCCGTGGGAGACGGTCGGCGCCCTCAACGACGGTCTCGAACCGGCGGCGTCGAACGACACGGTCAACCCGCGATGGGGAACGTGGCCGGAGGCCGGAAGCCAGTGGGCCGAGCTGATCTGGCCGTCCGCGGTCACGGTCGGCCGTGCCCAGGTCTACTTCTTCGACGACGCCGGCGGTGTACGCCTGCCGTCGTCCTGGAAGCTCCAGTACTGGACCGGTTCGGCGTACGCCGACGTGCCCGCGGCCGGCGGATACCCGACGGCCGCCGACGCCTACAACACGGTCACCTTCACCCCGGTCACCACCACCCGCCTGCGGGTGTCGCTGACCTCCTCCGGCGCCGGCTCGGTGGGCCTGCTCGAGGTGAAGACCTTCGCGAAGTAG
- a CDS encoding DEAD/DEAH box helicase family protein, whose translation MIVWINGTHGAGKTTTSALVRALIPDSRVLDAEKVGETLMDITPGLPETDNFQHWPPWRQLVVETARRVLDYTGGTLVMPMTVLVEPYWREISAGLAAHAIGVRHFVLHADQDTLRGRIAAASPIPSPFRLKYLEPYAEAARTWLHAEAEVVDTTHRTPAEVARWIADAVTQPVPAPTSVPMP comes from the coding sequence ATGATCGTTTGGATCAATGGGACCCACGGGGCCGGTAAGACGACGACCAGTGCGCTCGTGCGGGCGCTCATCCCGGATTCGCGGGTGCTCGACGCCGAGAAGGTCGGCGAGACGCTGATGGACATCACGCCGGGGCTGCCGGAGACCGACAACTTCCAGCACTGGCCGCCGTGGCGGCAACTCGTCGTCGAGACGGCCCGGCGGGTGCTCGACTACACCGGCGGCACCCTGGTCATGCCGATGACAGTCCTGGTCGAACCGTACTGGCGGGAGATCAGCGCGGGCCTCGCCGCACACGCCATCGGAGTGCGGCACTTCGTCCTGCACGCCGACCAGGACACTCTTCGCGGCCGGATCGCGGCGGCCTCCCCGATTCCGTCACCGTTCCGGCTCAAATACCTCGAGCCGTACGCCGAGGCCGCCCGCACCTGGCTGCACGCCGAGGCCGAGGTCGTCGACACCACGCACCGTACGCCGGCCGAGGTCGCCCGGTGGATCGCCGACGCCGTGACTCAGCCGGTCCCGGCGCCGACCAGTGTCCCGATGCCGTAG
- a CDS encoding glycoside hydrolase family 43 protein translates to MSLTRRTFTLLPVLSAAATATAVAAAPTAALAANTAYVFAYFTETPNMSGANYGLHLAVSQDGLNWSPLNQNAPVVTPTAGTLGLRDPFILRKQDGTFVILATDLNGTDFGQNNQYLHVWDSANLTSFTGYRRIRMHTLATHTWAPTAFWDAARGQYGIVYSANNGTDVFMVNYTSDFRTVSANQVYFSPGFPVLDGDIVVDGSTFYLYYKNLNTGLIHGARSSTGAANSYTTYTSGLRQGSSMEAPLLIKNNAGTGWWLWGDSFSPVNNDYYLWSSGNVGGDSWTVANQRTFTPPLNAKHGSIAGITATEYSALVSRWGLPAWVRLKSSNFPDRYVRHANSIGRIDAYPFDPHQDQLWRMVAGLADSAGVSFESVNYPGRYLRHSNYAIRLDPNDNTAAFRADATFYRVAGLADSAWSSFRSYNFPDRYLRHSNYVLRIDPLTTSSSTTDRQDATFRVS, encoded by the coding sequence CCCGCCGCACCTTCACCCTGCTGCCCGTCCTGTCCGCGGCCGCGACCGCCACCGCGGTCGCCGCCGCCCCGACCGCGGCCCTCGCGGCGAACACCGCCTACGTGTTCGCCTACTTCACCGAGACCCCGAACATGTCCGGCGCGAACTACGGCCTGCACCTGGCGGTCAGCCAGGACGGTCTGAACTGGTCGCCGCTGAACCAGAACGCACCCGTCGTCACCCCGACCGCCGGCACCCTCGGCCTGCGGGACCCGTTCATCCTGCGCAAGCAGGACGGCACGTTCGTGATCCTGGCGACCGACCTCAACGGCACCGATTTCGGCCAGAACAACCAGTACCTGCACGTCTGGGACTCGGCGAACCTCACCAGCTTCACCGGCTACCGGCGGATCCGCATGCACACGCTGGCCACCCACACCTGGGCGCCCACCGCGTTCTGGGACGCGGCCCGAGGCCAGTACGGCATCGTCTACTCGGCCAACAACGGCACCGACGTGTTCATGGTCAACTACACGTCCGACTTCCGGACCGTGTCGGCGAACCAGGTCTACTTCAGCCCCGGCTTCCCGGTTCTGGACGGCGACATCGTCGTCGACGGCTCCACCTTCTACCTCTACTACAAGAACCTCAACACCGGCCTGATCCACGGCGCCCGATCCAGCACCGGCGCGGCCAACAGCTACACCACCTACACCAGCGGCCTGCGCCAGGGCAGCTCGATGGAGGCCCCGCTCCTGATCAAGAACAACGCCGGTACGGGCTGGTGGCTCTGGGGCGACTCGTTCAGCCCGGTCAACAACGACTACTACCTGTGGAGCAGCGGCAACGTCGGCGGCGACAGCTGGACCGTGGCCAACCAGCGCACCTTCACACCGCCGCTGAACGCCAAACACGGCAGCATCGCCGGGATCACCGCCACCGAGTACAGCGCCCTGGTCAGCCGCTGGGGCCTGCCCGCCTGGGTGCGGCTCAAGTCCTCGAACTTCCCCGACCGGTACGTACGCCACGCCAACAGCATCGGCCGCATCGACGCCTACCCGTTCGACCCGCACCAGGACCAGCTGTGGCGGATGGTGGCCGGACTGGCCGACAGCGCCGGGGTGTCGTTCGAGTCGGTCAACTATCCCGGGCGCTATCTGAGGCACAGCAACTACGCCATCCGCCTCGACCCCAACGACAACACCGCCGCGTTTCGGGCCGACGCCACCTTCTACCGGGTGGCCGGGCTGGCGGACTCCGCGTGGTCGTCCTTCCGCTCCTACAACTTCCCGGACCGCTACCTGCGCCACTCCAACTACGTGCTGCGCATCGACCCCCTGACCACCTCCTCCAGCACCACCGACCGCCAGGACGCCACCTTCCGAGTCTCCTGA
- a CDS encoding snapalysin family zinc-dependent metalloprotease, with translation MLLRRIAAALVAVLAVGGFQAVTAAPAAAAPRTLYYDASQAQEFKSVVDQGAQIWNSRVTNVRLLPVPAGSTPNIRVYADNGWPRTQTTSLGNGRWYMGRQAVDQGYYPPRIAAHEFGHVLGLPDRRTGLCTDLMSGSSAPVSCTNAYPNSTEASTVNRNFATTASVPAQTFIWSGSPA, from the coding sequence ATGCTGCTCCGCAGAATCGCCGCGGCCCTGGTCGCGGTCCTAGCCGTCGGCGGTTTCCAGGCGGTCACCGCCGCGCCCGCCGCCGCCGCGCCGCGCACCCTCTACTACGACGCGAGCCAGGCCCAGGAGTTCAAGTCGGTCGTCGATCAGGGCGCCCAGATCTGGAACAGCCGGGTGACCAACGTGCGCCTGCTGCCGGTCCCGGCCGGATCAACCCCCAACATCCGGGTGTACGCCGACAACGGCTGGCCGCGCACACAGACCACGTCCCTGGGCAACGGCCGCTGGTACATGGGCCGGCAGGCGGTGGACCAGGGCTACTACCCGCCGCGGATCGCCGCTCACGAATTCGGGCACGTGCTCGGGCTGCCGGACCGGCGCACCGGTCTGTGCACCGATCTGATGTCCGGCAGCAGCGCGCCGGTGAGCTGCACCAACGCCTACCCGAACAGCACTGAGGCGAGCACCGTCAACAGGAATTTCGCGACCACGGCGAGCGTGCCGGCCCAGACCTTCATCTGGTCCGGCAGCCCGGCGTAG